From Pseudothermotoga thermarum DSM 5069, a single genomic window includes:
- a CDS encoding ABC transporter substrate-binding protein → MKKFLAISMLIFSLLIFGQKVTVILDWYPNTNHTGLYVALEKGYFKEENLEVSIVQPLKLSTEQLVAAGNGEFGISFQEFVTYARAEGLPIVSIAAIIQHNTSGFAWLKGTMSSPKDWEGKTYGGWGTELEVAILKTIAKKYGIDPNKIKIQDVGQLDFVTGLRQRVFDFQWVYYGWEVIGAKVQGVEVDFVFLKDIDEVFDYYTPVIITSEKIVQESPELVRKFLRAVQKGYLYAVENPVESAKILLKYAPELDEKLVIESQKFLSTKYIEDAPRWGYQDPKVWRRLYQWMKENGLVGELDIDKAYTNEFLP, encoded by the coding sequence ATGAAAAAATTTTTGGCAATTTCGATGTTGATTTTTTCACTTTTAATTTTTGGTCAGAAGGTGACGGTGATACTAGATTGGTATCCCAACACAAACCACACTGGACTTTATGTTGCACTTGAAAAGGGATATTTCAAAGAGGAAAACTTGGAAGTTTCAATAGTTCAACCTCTTAAACTAAGCACCGAGCAACTAGTTGCAGCCGGAAATGGTGAATTTGGAATAAGTTTTCAAGAGTTTGTCACCTATGCAAGAGCTGAGGGACTTCCAATTGTTTCAATCGCTGCGATAATTCAACACAACACCAGCGGTTTTGCATGGTTAAAAGGTACGATGAGCTCTCCAAAAGATTGGGAAGGAAAAACTTACGGTGGATGGGGAACAGAGCTTGAAGTGGCAATTCTGAAAACCATTGCAAAAAAATATGGTATTGATCCAAACAAGATAAAGATACAAGATGTTGGTCAGCTTGATTTTGTCACTGGCTTGAGACAAAGGGTTTTCGATTTCCAATGGGTCTATTATGGTTGGGAAGTTATAGGTGCGAAAGTTCAAGGAGTGGAAGTTGATTTCGTGTTTTTGAAGGATATTGACGAGGTTTTTGACTACTACACCCCGGTGATAATAACCAGCGAGAAAATCGTTCAAGAATCTCCTGAACTTGTGAGAAAATTTCTGAGGGCTGTTCAAAAAGGTTACCTTTACGCTGTTGAAAATCCTGTTGAATCTGCAAAAATATTGCTGAAATATGCTCCAGAATTGGATGAAAAACTTGTGATAGAATCGCAAAAATTCCTTTCAACCAAGTACATCGAAGATGCTCCCAGGTGGGGTTATCAAGATCCAAAGGTTTGGAGGAGGCTTTATCAGTGGATGAAAGAGAATGGATTGGTTGGAGAACTGGATATAGACAAAGCTTACACGAACGAGTTCTTGCCCTGA
- a CDS encoding ABC transporter ATP-binding protein, producing the protein MDEREWIGWRTGYRQSLHERVLALKVEHLSVSYDGFLAVERVDLEVEKGEIVAIVGPSGCGKTSFLKAILGLVPYTGKIQVEEKDIGYMPQTDSLFDWLNCLDNVALPLFLKGIPKKEARKIAMEYLEKVGLKEWAFKNVYQLSGGMRQRLSLARALVSGSKLLLADEPFISLDAQNRRKLQIYFSQFLEKEKITTIFVTHSVEEAVFLADRVVLFSNRPAKIVQIFHVQLPKPRDVDILSNPAYQKLVGMIYEKVFQQG; encoded by the coding sequence GTGGATGAAAGAGAATGGATTGGTTGGAGAACTGGATATAGACAAAGCTTACACGAACGAGTTCTTGCCCTGAAAGTAGAACATTTATCGGTAAGTTACGATGGGTTTTTGGCAGTTGAAAGAGTTGACCTTGAAGTTGAAAAAGGCGAAATTGTTGCAATAGTCGGACCATCTGGATGCGGTAAAACAAGTTTTTTGAAAGCGATATTAGGGCTTGTTCCTTACACTGGAAAGATACAAGTTGAAGAAAAAGATATAGGTTACATGCCACAGACAGATTCTCTTTTCGATTGGTTGAACTGTCTTGATAACGTTGCGCTACCTTTGTTTTTAAAGGGTATACCGAAAAAGGAAGCAAGAAAAATTGCCATGGAATACCTTGAAAAAGTTGGGTTGAAGGAGTGGGCTTTTAAAAACGTTTATCAGCTTTCAGGAGGAATGAGACAAAGATTATCCTTGGCAAGAGCACTTGTGAGTGGTTCAAAACTTTTGCTTGCAGATGAACCATTTATTTCTTTGGATGCGCAAAACAGAAGAAAACTGCAGATTTACTTTTCGCAATTTTTGGAAAAAGAAAAAATCACAACTATTTTTGTGACTCACAGTGTCGAAGAAGCGGTGTTCCTTGCAGACAGAGTGGTTCTATTTTCAAACAGACCAGCAAAGATTGTGCAAATTTTTCACGTTCAGCTTCCAAAACCAAGGGATGTTGACATTTTATCTAATCCAGCTTACCAAAAGTTAGTTGGAATGATATACGAAAAAGTTTTTCAGCAAGGATGA
- a CDS encoding endo-1,4-beta-xylanase, producing MQRVLKLVTVLLIISNVVLAAVVANYDFETTYGDWRGRGAASIALSDAVAHGGSKSLYVSGRTAGWHGASLDLTAVLKPTRQYKFEGWVYQNSGSDQVMIITMQRTYSGESRGWDRIAQVVAPSGKWTKIEGTYTVRASADELLFYFESENATLDFYIDDVLIVDLTGAMIFDFEKDLGNWQNRGAAKIELSSAVAHSGSKSLYISGRTSGWHGAQLVLTDILKPTRQYKFEGWVYQNSGSDQPIIITMQRVYAGESRGWDRIATVTAPSGKWVKIEGVYTVRAPAEELVFYFESDNATLDFYVDDVMIIDLSAPVGEAAAQFEFVAKFEDNLNGFAPFGRAELSRTDVVASEGKYSLKISGRALLYDGCIVDMTKFAKDLVDSNMMVIANVYHDCDEPKPFAFLLYTKTKKAENYSYIGYKIAMPKTWSTAVGYFNLKADDYEKVAILIVSPNAVDYNFYIDNFQVLGRQKAAQVKIPPDFGPVALKELFAEHFKIGVALPVRVFSNSMDVELITKHFNSMTAENEMKPESILRRDASGKIYYDFTVADRYIEFAQKHGMVVRGHTLVWHSQTPEWFFKDEKGNLLSREAMIERMREYIHTVVGRYRGKVYAWDVVNEAVDENQPDGLRRSLWYQVIGPDYIELAFKFAHEADPDALLFYNDYNEYHQKKRDVIYNMVKNMKEKGIPIHGIGMQQHINIGTSIEQIEQAIALYATIPGIVIEITELDVNIYRDNATKYEIPPIDLLIQQANFYRRLFEVYKKYSDVINNVTFWGLKDDYSWLRGYPVRRNNWPLLFDENYNAKLAYWALVKPELIPASSKEGSIVPGEAIIAGTMDDSFLQSPPIKIVVDGNDKLIARVIWGEDKLYIYADVYDATRNPDKDGVAIFVDPKNFKAPFLHDQAAYVIFWYNREIEKSENVEVERFLGPAYRRYSVEAAISMPGVKFSRDQLIGFDIAVIDDGKWYSWSDTTNQQKFSTLAYGTLKLEGIKTGKAMYGTPVIDGEIDDIWNKAEELETDVVVMGSLQNASAKFRVLWDEEYLYVLAIVKDPVLNKDNSNAWEQDSIEIFISETNHKTPPYRDGDGQFRVNFTNQQSFGTGASAARFKTATKIVEGGYLVEAAVKWSVIKPQAGMTIGFDFQVNDANAQGRRVGILKWCDPTDNTWQNMSKVGNLILTK from the coding sequence ATGCAAAGGGTATTAAAGCTTGTTACAGTACTGTTGATCATCTCCAACGTGGTTCTTGCTGCCGTTGTAGCAAATTACGATTTTGAGACAACTTATGGAGATTGGCGTGGGCGAGGTGCTGCAAGCATAGCCTTAAGTGATGCTGTCGCACATGGCGGATCGAAATCCTTGTACGTCTCCGGTAGAACGGCAGGTTGGCACGGGGCTTCACTTGATTTGACGGCAGTTTTAAAGCCAACTCGTCAGTACAAATTTGAGGGATGGGTTTATCAAAATTCTGGATCAGATCAAGTTATGATAATTACTATGCAAAGAACTTACTCTGGTGAATCTAGAGGATGGGACAGAATTGCGCAAGTTGTCGCGCCAAGCGGTAAGTGGACGAAAATCGAAGGAACTTACACGGTGAGAGCTTCAGCTGATGAGCTGTTGTTCTACTTTGAATCGGAAAATGCAACGCTTGATTTCTACATTGACGACGTTTTGATCGTTGATCTAACGGGTGCGATGATCTTTGACTTTGAAAAAGATCTTGGCAACTGGCAAAATCGTGGTGCTGCGAAAATTGAACTGAGCAGTGCAGTTGCCCACAGTGGATCGAAATCGCTCTATATTTCCGGTAGAACCAGCGGATGGCATGGTGCCCAACTTGTCTTGACTGATATTTTGAAACCCACTCGCCAATACAAATTCGAAGGATGGGTCTATCAGAACTCTGGCTCAGATCAACCAATAATTATAACCATGCAAAGAGTTTACGCTGGTGAATCCAGAGGTTGGGACAGAATTGCAACTGTCACAGCGCCAAGCGGAAAATGGGTGAAAATCGAGGGAGTCTACACCGTTAGAGCACCAGCGGAAGAACTTGTCTTTTACTTCGAATCCGACAATGCCACATTGGATTTCTATGTAGACGATGTGATGATAATCGATCTATCAGCTCCTGTTGGAGAGGCAGCTGCTCAATTTGAATTTGTAGCAAAATTTGAGGACAATCTCAACGGCTTTGCGCCCTTTGGAAGGGCAGAACTTTCCAGAACAGATGTGGTTGCAAGCGAAGGAAAATACTCGCTGAAAATTTCAGGCAGGGCTTTACTGTATGACGGTTGTATTGTCGATATGACGAAATTCGCAAAAGACTTGGTAGATTCCAACATGATGGTCATAGCTAACGTATACCACGACTGTGATGAACCAAAACCGTTCGCATTTTTACTTTACACCAAAACCAAAAAAGCTGAAAATTATTCGTACATAGGCTACAAAATCGCCATGCCAAAAACTTGGTCAACCGCTGTTGGATACTTCAATCTAAAAGCTGACGACTATGAAAAAGTAGCTATTCTAATAGTCTCACCAAATGCTGTGGACTATAACTTTTACATCGATAACTTCCAAGTCCTTGGTCGACAAAAAGCTGCTCAAGTCAAAATCCCACCTGATTTTGGACCTGTTGCTTTGAAAGAACTGTTTGCAGAACACTTCAAAATTGGTGTCGCTCTACCAGTTAGAGTTTTCAGCAATTCGATGGATGTGGAGTTAATTACGAAGCACTTTAACAGTATGACGGCTGAGAACGAGATGAAACCAGAGAGTATATTGAGAAGGGATGCGAGTGGGAAGATTTACTATGATTTTACGGTTGCAGACAGGTACATAGAGTTTGCGCAGAAACATGGGATGGTTGTTAGGGGTCATACACTTGTTTGGCACAGTCAGACGCCGGAGTGGTTTTTCAAGGATGAGAAGGGCAATTTATTGAGCAGGGAAGCGATGATAGAGAGGATGCGGGAGTACATACACACAGTTGTAGGCAGGTATAGAGGCAAGGTGTATGCGTGGGATGTGGTGAACGAGGCGGTGGATGAGAATCAGCCTGATGGTTTGAGGAGGAGTTTGTGGTATCAGGTTATAGGGCCGGATTACATAGAGCTTGCCTTCAAATTTGCTCACGAAGCAGATCCAGATGCCTTGCTCTTCTACAACGATTACAACGAATACCATCAAAAGAAAAGAGATGTCATTTACAACATGGTGAAGAACATGAAAGAAAAAGGAATACCCATTCATGGTATAGGTATGCAGCAGCACATCAACATCGGAACAAGCATTGAACAAATAGAGCAAGCGATTGCGTTATATGCCACTATACCTGGCATTGTGATTGAGATAACTGAACTTGACGTCAACATTTACAGAGACAATGCCACAAAGTATGAAATCCCACCAATCGATCTTTTGATCCAGCAAGCCAACTTTTATCGCAGGCTCTTTGAAGTATACAAAAAGTACAGTGATGTCATAAACAACGTTACTTTCTGGGGATTGAAAGACGATTACTCTTGGCTCAGAGGATATCCTGTTAGAAGAAACAACTGGCCATTGCTTTTTGACGAAAATTACAATGCAAAGCTTGCTTACTGGGCGCTTGTTAAACCAGAATTGATTCCCGCATCTTCAAAGGAAGGATCTATAGTCCCTGGTGAAGCGATAATAGCTGGAACAATGGATGATTCATTCTTGCAATCGCCTCCAATCAAAATAGTTGTCGATGGTAACGATAAATTGATTGCACGAGTAATATGGGGCGAAGATAAACTGTACATCTACGCCGATGTGTACGACGCAACTCGAAATCCCGACAAAGATGGTGTTGCAATCTTCGTTGACCCCAAAAACTTCAAAGCTCCTTTCCTCCACGATCAAGCAGCTTACGTGATCTTTTGGTACAACAGGGAAATTGAAAAAAGTGAAAACGTCGAAGTAGAAAGATTCCTTGGACCAGCTTACAGAAGATATTCTGTTGAAGCGGCCATCTCAATGCCTGGTGTGAAATTCTCCCGCGACCAATTGATAGGCTTTGACATAGCCGTCATCGACGATGGAAAATGGTACAGCTGGTCTGATACGACGAATCAGCAAAAGTTCTCCACACTCGCTTACGGTACGTTGAAACTGGAGGGTATCAAAACGGGTAAAGCCATGTACGGCACACCGGTGATAGATGGAGAAATAGACGATATCTGGAACAAAGCCGAGGAACTTGAAACAGACGTCGTCGTGATGGGTTCGTTGCAAAATGCCTCTGCAAAGTTTAGAGTATTGTGGGATGAAGAATATCTGTACGTACTTGCAATTGTAAAAGATCCTGTTTTGAACAAAGACAACTCCAACGCTTGGGAACAGGATTCCATTGAGATATTCATCAGTGAAACCAACCACAAGACACCACCGTACCGTGATGGTGATGGACAGTTCAGAGTGAACTTTACCAACCAGCAATCCTTCGGAACAGGAGCAAGTGCCGCAAGATTCAAAACGGCAACCAAGATAGTCGAAGGTGGCTACCTAGTTGAAGCTGCAGTAAAATGGAGCGTTATAAAACCACAAGCTGGCATGACCATAGGCTTTGACTTCCAGGTGAACGACGCAAATGCCCAAGGAAGAAGAGTTGGAATCTTGAAATGGTGTGATCCAACGGACAACACATGGCAGAACATGTCAAAGGTTGGCAATTTGATCCTAACAAAATAA
- a CDS encoding endo-1,4-beta-xylanase — MKKLIFAITLLLIVFTVIIKGGPQPMSSQIPSLKDVFLQDFKIGVALPVRVFSNSMDVELITKHFNSMTAENEMKPESILRRDASGKIYYDFTVADRYIEFAQKHGMVVRGHTLVWHSQTPEWFFKDEKGNLLSREAMIERMREYIHTVVGRYRGKVYAWDVVNEAVDENQPDGLRRSLWYQVIGPDYIELAFKFAHEADPDALLFYNDYNEFFPKKRDIIFKLVKEMREKGVPIHGIGMQQHLTLADNVGWIDIAIQKFKTISGIQIHITELDVSVYKSRSPSIIYQTPPLEVLKEQAEFYRKLFEIYRKHTDVITNVTFWGLKDDYSWLRFFFGRRNDWPLLFDENYQPKPAFWSVIESVSK, encoded by the coding sequence ATGAAAAAGCTGATTTTCGCCATCACATTGTTGCTTATAGTCTTTACTGTGATAATCAAAGGAGGACCACAGCCCATGTCGTCACAGATACCATCCCTTAAGGATGTTTTTTTGCAGGATTTCAAAATAGGAGTAGCTTTACCAGTTAGAGTTTTCAGCAATTCGATGGATGTGGAGTTAATTACGAAGCACTTTAACAGTATGACGGCTGAGAACGAGATGAAACCAGAGAGTATATTGAGAAGGGATGCGAGTGGGAAGATTTACTATGATTTTACGGTTGCAGACAGGTACATAGAGTTTGCGCAGAAACATGGGATGGTTGTTAGGGGTCATACACTTGTTTGGCACAGTCAGACGCCGGAGTGGTTTTTCAAGGATGAGAAGGGCAATTTATTGAGCAGGGAAGCGATGATAGAGAGGATGCGGGAGTACATACACACAGTTGTAGGCAGGTATAGAGGCAAGGTGTATGCGTGGGATGTGGTGAACGAGGCGGTGGATGAGAATCAGCCTGATGGTTTGAGGAGGAGTTTGTGGTATCAGGTTATAGGGCCGGATTACATAGAGCTTGCCTTCAAATTTGCTCACGAAGCAGATCCAGACGCCTTACTCTTCTACAACGATTACAACGAATTTTTCCCCAAAAAGCGAGACATCATCTTCAAATTGGTAAAAGAAATGAGAGAAAAGGGTGTACCGATTCATGGTATTGGCATGCAGCAACATTTAACTCTTGCAGATAACGTAGGTTGGATTGATATTGCTATTCAAAAATTCAAGACCATTTCAGGTATACAAATTCACATAACTGAGCTTGATGTTAGTGTTTACAAATCACGCAGTCCATCTATTATCTATCAAACGCCACCCTTGGAGGTGCTCAAGGAGCAAGCGGAATTTTACCGCAAGTTGTTCGAAATCTATAGGAAACACACTGACGTCATAACCAACGTTACCTTCTGGGGTTTGAAAGATGACTATTCGTGGCTAAGGTTTTTCTTTGGTCGTAGAAACGATTGGCCGCTTTTATTTGACGAAAATTATCAACCCAAACCAGCTTTTTGGAGTGTAATAGAATCAGTTTCCAAGTAA